The Desulfovibrio sp. G11 region CCGCAAGCCTGTGCCGGCGCTTCAGCCCGGACCTTCTACTCGTTCATTCAATGGGCATTGACCACGCGGGACACTGCCACGGGGCCGACAGTCGCGCCTACCGGGACGCCGCCCGCCACGCGGACGGATTGCTGGCCCGCTGGCTGCCCATATGGGAAAAGCAGGGCTATTCCGCCCTGGTAACCAGCGATCACGGCATGGGCGATGACCACGGGCATAATGACAATACGGAGGCCACGCGTCGCGTCCCCCTCTGGCTTATGGGCCGCGCCTGGGATGGCCTGCCCATGCCGGACGCCCAGACACAACTGGCCGGCCTTGTTTTGCAAGCCCTTGGCCTGCCGCAGGAATCACATCCGGCATAACAACAAAACGTCCCGCACCGGCAGCAGGCGCGGCAGAACTTGAAAAATCAGGGCAAACAATCTTGCCGTCGCCACAGGGGCCAATACAGGCGCATGGCGCAAAACGCCACCAAGGAGCAGGCATGAAAGAAGGCAGCAAGGGCAGCCTGCTGTTGCAGAGCAGCAGCACCTCAAGCGGGTATATGTGGATTCTGTTTGCGGCTTTTTTCTGGTCTTTGCTTGGCGTGTCTTCCAAATACTGCATTGCCGGTGGCGTTCAGCCTCTGGAAACCGCCTTCTGGCGGGCCGCCATCGGCTGCATCTGCTTTCTGATACACGCAGCCCTGACCCGGTCACTGCGTGTCAACATCCGTGATGCCCTGATCTTCATGCTTTTCGGCCTCTGGGGAACAGGCGTTTTTTTTGCCGCCATGCAAATGTCCATCAAGCTCAGCGGCGGGGCCACGGCCGTGGTGCTTCTATACACCGCGCCCGTATGGGTAGCCTTTTTTTCGCGCCTGCTTTTCGGCGAGCACATCACCAGGCGCAAGGCCCTGGCCATAGGGATCGCACTATGCGGCACAGCCCTGGTATGTTTTACCGGTGGCAGCATCCCGGGTGAAACCTCGGTGCTCGGCATCGCCTGCGGCCTGCTGGCAGGGTTCAGCTACGCCACTCACTATCCCTTCTACCGCTGGTGGCAGGCGCGCTACTCCACCGCCGCCATTTACGGCTATATGCTTATTGGCGGCATCGTGTCCTTGGGGCTTTTTGAACCCATTCACCTGGATCACAGCCCGCAGATATGGGGTTGGCTTTTTATCCTCGGCTTTCTGACATGCTATCTTGCTTACTTCTGCTACGGCATGGGGCTTAAACGCATCAGCCTGGTACGGGCCGCAGTGACCTGCCATCTGGAACCTGTGCTCGGCACACTGTGGGTATGGCTGTTCTGGGATGAAAACTTTACTCCGCTGGGCTGGCTTGGTGGTGCGCTGGTGCTTGGGGCCGTCCTGCTGCTCACTACCGACAAAAGCAAGGAATAGCACACAAAAGAATCAGTCTGCCGGAAAAAGTACCGCACCTGCCGCATGCGCCGGGCCATCACCTGCGCCTCCCTGCCCGCTCCAGGCCTGAAGCATGCGCGCCTTGCAGATGATTTCCGGCCGATATTCAAAATGCATGATATCGTATTCATGCCACTTGCCGCCCCATATGAAACCCGCCTGCTCCATAGCATCCACGATGGCGAAAGGATATCCGCGCTGCATGGGGTGGGGGCGCAGCTTGTTCCAGCGCCAGTACGGGGCCAGCCGCGGGCTCAAATCTACAGCAATGCCGTAAGCATGCGGACTCAATCGAGTCTCGCCCGCTATACGCCGCCACACAAAACCGCCGTGCACCTTCAGGTAATCTTTTAAATGTGGCTCTGCACCTACGGCAACGGCAAGGCGCGCATCGGCCCGACCCAGCGCCCGGGCCGCCGAAGCGGAAAGACGCAAGGGCTGCCCGAGCAGTGTTGTCTGACGGACCTGCCTGCCCACCTCAGAAGCATTCTGCCCGTAAATCGCACCCAAAAGATCATAGGAACGCCGCCGCCCCGGCGAAACACCGTAGGGCGTGTCCGGCCGCTCCGGCTCAAGGGGATACGCGTCTGCCATACTGGAGCGCACATCCACGGCCCAGCCCTTTTCGCCATTGCCGGAACCCGCATGGCTCAATGCCGATCCGCTGTCGGCATGCCGCGCATAAAGCACCCGGCGGCCACCACCCACAAGCAGCCACAAACCGCTGTCGTCCGTAACCATTCCGGCAATTTCCGGATAGGAAGCCCGCAGACAGTACACATCCAGACGCGCGGCGTCATCCAGACCCTCCGGCAACGCATCAGACGGCCCACCCAACTGTTCCTCCGGCCACGCCTCCAGCGGCACAGCCGGACCGCTGGCGCATGGCACACGAAAGCTGGCGGGCAAGGGGCCGTCCTGCCTCATGATCCCAGTATCAGAAACGGGCAGATCGTGGTTCGTCGCGGCACAAAAGTCGGCGGCTGTCATCAGAAGCAGGGTACAACCCATCAGAAAGGTGGATAATTTCTTTATGTGACACTTCATGTACCAAGCCTACCCGCGCTCCGCTTGTCAAGGCAAGCGCTTTTGCGTACACCAGCGCCATGTCTGTCTGGAATTTCTTTTTGGTCACGTTCGGCTGCAAGGTCAATCAGTACGAAACACAGTCCCTGCGTGAAGCGTGGCAGGGCCTGGGCGGCGTGGAATGCTCCAGCCCCGCCGAGGCAGATGTCATCTGCGTCAACAGTTGCGCCATCACGGCCAAAGGCGAAAGAGACGCCCGCAACGCAGTTTTTCGCCTGCGGCGCGAAGCGCCGGACGCCCGCCTGATACTCACCGGCTGCGCGGCGCATCTGTTCGCTGACTATCGCCCCCGGCCCGGGGCCGCCTGGGCTGCCCCCGACCTGCTGGTTCCGCAGGAACATAAAGACCTGCTGTTGCAAGGCCCGTGGAGCAGCGATTTCGCCGGGCCGGACTCCTGCGCCACCGCTTCGGCGACGCTGCCTGCACAGCACGAAAAAATGCCCTCTCCGTCCGGCAGTGCTCCATTGCTTACTCCCTTCCGCGAGGTGAACCGCCCCCAGAAAGCCGAGGAACATGCTTCAACCACAATGAATGCGGACACAAACGCCGATGCCGCCAACAGTTTTCCATCTTTCAACATTTCCACCTTCAAGCGCGCCCGGCCTGTGCTCAAAGTGCAGGACGGCTGCGCCCACCGCTGCACTTACTGCATCGTGCCGCTCACACGAGGCAAGCCCCGTAGCCGCCCGGTAGAACATGTGCTGGCCGAAACCCGCCGCCTGCTGGAATCGGGCCATGTGGAAATCATGATTTCCGGCATCAATCTGGGACAATACGGACGGGACGCACAGACGGGCGACTTCTGGAACCTGTTGCGCACCCTTGACACGGCGTTGGCTCCGGAATTTGCCGGGTTGGCCCGTTTTCGTATCAGCTCTCTGGAGCCGGGCCAGCTGGACGAGCGCGCGTTGGATATTTTGCGCCATTGCCGCATGCTCTGCCCGCACCTGCACATATCCCTGCAGCATGGCAGCCGCAACGTGCTGAAAAGAATGGGCCGCGGACATTATAGCCCCGCCATGCTGGAGGAAGCAGTAAGGGAACTTTCAGCCCACTGGCCCGCCATGGGGCTTGGCGCGGACATTATCGCGGGCTTTCCGGGAGAGACCGAAAAAGATGTGCAGGAACTCCTAGAGCTTGTTGCCCGCCTGCCCCTTGGTTACGCACATGTTTTCCCGTACTCGCGCCGTCCCGGAACTGCGGCAGAACGCTTTGAAGGGCAGATCCCCCACGCGCTCAAGCTGGAGCGCGCGGCCAGGGTGCGGCAGGCTGTTGCCCTGAAGCAAAAAGAATTTCTCATGGCACAAATGGCCTTGCCGCGCATGCTGCTGGCTGCGGACATCTCCGGCAGCATACAAAAGGCCCCTCAAGCGGGCGGCAAAAAAATCAAGGGCGTCAACGAATATTATGCGGCCTGCTTCTTGCGTCCACGGGAGACGCCCTCCACAGAAGGCGGGGTTTCCGCTCCCTCGCTCGCCGGGCTTTTGCCCGTGCGGCCAGTGGAGCTGTCAGACAAGGGACTGATCGTGGAACCATTATAACCTTGACCACTCGAGAGCGGGCGTTTCCGGCCGCACCCGGCCCATGAAATAGCAGACGCCCCGCGAAGTTCGCGGGGCGTCTGCTATTATCCGAAGTTTTTGAGTCTTGAAATAAGCTCTGGCTTACACCCGAGGCTCTTGTGCTACAACACGCTGATAACGAATTTTGCTGTCCATTACCCGCCTCGCCCGGTCGACCCTGTTGATGGCAATGTGCAACGCACGGGAGATCACCGGGCAAAGTGAGAAAATCCCGCAGCATGAGCCGCTCCGATGGTCCCCAATAAAAACAATGAGGGCATTTCAGCCGTTTATTGCTCTAAATGCTGATCTTTGCGCCGAGCAGTTTGACAAAGGCCGCAATCCACGCAGGATGCGCAGGCCAGGCCGGAGCAGTCACAAGGTTGCCCTCCACCACGGCGTTGGTGAAGGTTTCGTTAAATTCGGCCCAGGTGGCTCCGGCATCTACCACATCAGGCTTTACTGCGGGATAGGCAGTGCAGGTGCGGTTTTTCAGAACACCGGCAGAAACAAGAATCTGCGGGCCATGGCAGACCGCGGCAATGGGCTTTCCGGCCGCATTGAACTCGCGTACAATTTCAAGAATACGCGGATTCAGGCGCAGGTATTCCGGTGCACGCCCGCCGGGAACCACCAGCCCGACATAGTCGGCAGTGTTTACCTTGTCGAAGTCAAAATTGATGACAAAATTATGGCCGCGCTTTTCCGAGTAGGTCTGGTCGCCCTCAAAGTCATGAATGGCGGTGCGCACAACATCGCCAGATTTTTTGCCGGGGCATACGGCATGCACGTCATAGCCGAGCATGAGCAGCATCTGAAAAGGCACCATCACTTCATAATCTTCTACATAATCACCGGCCAGTATCAGAATTTTTTTCATGATTTTCTCCTGCGGTTCCGGGCCTGCATAAGCCAATGCCCGAAAAGCGGTTTGCGCCCGGCATCACGGCCTTATGGCCCCTTGCCTTGAGCGTATTTATGTTTATATATGCAGGGACTGCCCAGGGCAAGCCCCTGAGCGGCACGGTCTGCACGGCGCAACACGGCCTTGATGCAGCCCCTCAAGGTGTAATCAAAGAATGCTTCAGGAGTATCAGTATGCCCATGTTTGACTTTGTCTGCACTGCCTGCGGAAACAAGTTTGAAGATCTGGTTTTTGGCGATGAATCTCCGGCATGCCCCAAATGCGGCGCGGCCACTGAAAAGCAGATGTGCGTTCCAAGTCCTCTCAAAACCGGGGCCTTCCCGTACAAGCCCGGTCCGGTACGGCCCATGGGAAAAGGCATGCCCACCTGCGCTGCGGGGAGCTGCTCTTCAGGCAGTTGCGGCACCGGCGGCGCTGGCGGCCTGTCCTGAGGCACGTAGGGCCTGCAAACAACAGGCAGCGCCCGGGTAATCCGGTGGATTACCTAAAAAATATTCAGCCCTTGGCCCGGCGTGCCAAGGGCTTTCTTGCATTCGTCAAGGCCTTGCTCTACACTCGCCCCAATACTCTATATATGGGAAGGAACCTATGCTCCGCAGCATGACCGGCTTTGGCCGCTGCCTCGTTGAAAATACCCGCACGATCCAGCAATGGGAAGTCAAAAGCGTCAACAGCCGCCATCTTGATCTCAAATGGCGTCTCCCCCTGCCTGTGCGCAGCCTCGAACCCCGCCTTGAAAAGGTCGTTCGCCGCTTCGCCTCGCGCGGGCGGGTAGACATAAGCCTGACCTTGCAATACGCCCCGGGCGAAGTTCCTGTGGCGCGCTTTGATGCCGGGCAGGCCAATGCCATGCTCGACAGCCTGCACGATCTGGCCCTGGCCCGTGGCGATGATTTTATGCCGGACTACAGCGCGCTCATGCAGATTTCCTCGCTCTGGAATGACACCAGCGAAGAAATGGATGAGGATGTGACAACCAGCCTTGAAGAAGGGCTTGCTCTCGCCCTTGAAGACTGGAACGAGGCCCGCGCCGCCGAAGGCTGTGCTCTGGCCACAGACATGCACTCACGCATTCTGCGCATGGAAGAATGGACCGGCCTTATCGCCGAACGTGCTCCGGCCATAAAAGAAGAGCGTGCCAATATCATGCGTGAACGCCTGGGCGAGGCCCTGGCGCAGAACGGGCAAGAACTGGAAGAAGGCCGTTTTTTACAAGAAATTGTAGTACTTGCCGACCGGCTGGATGTGAGCGAAGAGCTTACCCGCCTTTCGACCCATCTTGAACGGCTGCATGATCTTTTGCAGGCGGGACGCGATGCGGGCCGCCGCCTCGACTTCACCCTTCAGGAATGCTTTCGCGAAATCAACACATGCGGCAACAAACTGCCTGATGTGCAGTTATCGCGCCTTGTTGTAGACTTCAAGAATGAACTGGAAAAATGCCGCGAGCAGGTCCAGAATCTGGAATAGGTCATGTCTCGCGAACGACTCATCAATATCGGTTTCGGAAACTATGTGCTGGCGGGCCGGGTTGTAGGCATTGTCAGCCCCGCGTCTTCTCCCATGAAGCGCCTGCGGGAAGACGCGCGTGCGCAGGGGCGACTCATCGACGCCACCCAGGGGCGCAAAACGCGCTCCATTCTTGTGACGGATTCCAACCACGTCATTCTTTCATCCATACAACCTGAAACCATCAGCCAGCGCTTTGCGCAAGAGGAAGGAATCTGATGCCCCGACAAGGCATTGCCCTGGTCTTGAGCGCCCCCTCCGGGGCTGGAAAAACGACATTGGTTCAACGCCTGCTGCGGGCCTTCCCCCTGCTGGGCTACTCTGTTTCCTGCACCACGCGCCTGCCCCGGCAGGGCGAAGTGGACGGCAAGGACTATATATTCATCAGCCGTGAAGAATTTGAACAGCGCCGCGGCGAAGGCTATTTTGCCGAATGGGCCGAAGTGCACGGCAATCTTTACGGCACGCCGCTGGCCCCGGTGAAGGAAAAACTGCGCCTTGGGCAGGACCTGCTTTTTGACATTGACGTGCAGGGCGCCGCCCAGCTCAAGCTTTCCTTGACCGAGGCGGTCTTTGTTTTCATACTGCCGCCCGGCATGACCGAGCTTGAACGCCGCCTGCGCAACCGGGGCCTGGATGATGAAAAAACCATTGAGCGCCGCCTGGCCAACGCCCGGCAGGAAATACTCGAAGCCCGCTGGTATGATGCGCTTGTGGTCAATGACAACCTGGACGTGGCCTATGACGAGCTGCGCTCGGTTTTTGTGGCGGCAAGCCTTGCCCCCGACCGCAACCCCGACCTGTCGGAAACAGTGCTGCGCGGCTGAGCCGCTGCCGTACGGCAGCCATACCAGTACAGCAGGTACCTTTACTTTATTGACGCCACGAACCGGATTAAATCATGAAAAGCGCAAATATCGCTCCACAGCTTATGGTGGCGCTTGATGTGCCGAGCAGAGAGGAAACCCTCGCCCTTGCCCGCACACTGGCAGGAACCGCGCCCTGGTGCAAGGTGGGCATGGAGATGTTCAC contains the following coding sequences:
- a CDS encoding DMT family transporter yields the protein MKEGSKGSLLLQSSSTSSGYMWILFAAFFWSLLGVSSKYCIAGGVQPLETAFWRAAIGCICFLIHAALTRSLRVNIRDALIFMLFGLWGTGVFFAAMQMSIKLSGGATAVVLLYTAPVWVAFFSRLLFGEHITRRKALAIGIALCGTALVCFTGGSIPGETSVLGIACGLLAGFSYATHYPFYRWWQARYSTAAIYGYMLIGGIVSLGLFEPIHLDHSPQIWGWLFILGFLTCYLAYFCYGMGLKRISLVRAAVTCHLEPVLGTLWVWLFWDENFTPLGWLGGALVLGAVLLLTTDKSKE
- a CDS encoding M15 family metallopeptidase, which produces MKCHIKKLSTFLMGCTLLLMTAADFCAATNHDLPVSDTGIMRQDGPLPASFRVPCASGPAVPLEAWPEEQLGGPSDALPEGLDDAARLDVYCLRASYPEIAGMVTDDSGLWLLVGGGRRVLYARHADSGSALSHAGSGNGEKGWAVDVRSSMADAYPLEPERPDTPYGVSPGRRRSYDLLGAIYGQNASEVGRQVRQTTLLGQPLRLSASAARALGRADARLAVAVGAEPHLKDYLKVHGGFVWRRIAGETRLSPHAYGIAVDLSPRLAPYWRWNKLRPHPMQRGYPFAIVDAMEQAGFIWGGKWHEYDIMHFEYRPEIICKARMLQAWSGQGGAGDGPAHAAGAVLFPAD
- a CDS encoding MiaB/RimO family radical SAM methylthiotransferase, which gives rise to MSVWNFFLVTFGCKVNQYETQSLREAWQGLGGVECSSPAEADVICVNSCAITAKGERDARNAVFRLRREAPDARLILTGCAAHLFADYRPRPGAAWAAPDLLVPQEHKDLLLQGPWSSDFAGPDSCATASATLPAQHEKMPSPSGSAPLLTPFREVNRPQKAEEHASTTMNADTNADAANSFPSFNISTFKRARPVLKVQDGCAHRCTYCIVPLTRGKPRSRPVEHVLAETRRLLESGHVEIMISGINLGQYGRDAQTGDFWNLLRTLDTALAPEFAGLARFRISSLEPGQLDERALDILRHCRMLCPHLHISLQHGSRNVLKRMGRGHYSPAMLEEAVRELSAHWPAMGLGADIIAGFPGETEKDVQELLELVARLPLGYAHVFPYSRRPGTAAERFEGQIPHALKLERAARVRQAVALKQKEFLMAQMALPRMLLAADISGSIQKAPQAGGKKIKGVNEYYAACFLRPRETPSTEGGVSAPSLAGLLPVRPVELSDKGLIVEPL
- a CDS encoding DJ-1/PfpI family protein gives rise to the protein MKKILILAGDYVEDYEVMVPFQMLLMLGYDVHAVCPGKKSGDVVRTAIHDFEGDQTYSEKRGHNFVINFDFDKVNTADYVGLVVPGGRAPEYLRLNPRILEIVREFNAAGKPIAAVCHGPQILVSAGVLKNRTCTAYPAVKPDVVDAGATWAEFNETFTNAVVEGNLVTAPAWPAHPAWIAAFVKLLGAKISI
- a CDS encoding FmdB family zinc ribbon protein; its protein translation is MPMFDFVCTACGNKFEDLVFGDESPACPKCGAATEKQMCVPSPLKTGAFPYKPGPVRPMGKGMPTCAAGSCSSGSCGTGGAGGLS
- a CDS encoding YicC/YloC family endoribonuclease, which codes for MLRSMTGFGRCLVENTRTIQQWEVKSVNSRHLDLKWRLPLPVRSLEPRLEKVVRRFASRGRVDISLTLQYAPGEVPVARFDAGQANAMLDSLHDLALARGDDFMPDYSALMQISSLWNDTSEEMDEDVTTSLEEGLALALEDWNEARAAEGCALATDMHSRILRMEEWTGLIAERAPAIKEERANIMRERLGEALAQNGQELEEGRFLQEIVVLADRLDVSEELTRLSTHLERLHDLLQAGRDAGRRLDFTLQECFREINTCGNKLPDVQLSRLVVDFKNELEKCREQVQNLE
- a CDS encoding DUF370 domain-containing protein: MSRERLINIGFGNYVLAGRVVGIVSPASSPMKRLREDARAQGRLIDATQGRKTRSILVTDSNHVILSSIQPETISQRFAQEEGI
- the gmk gene encoding guanylate kinase, translating into MPRQGIALVLSAPSGAGKTTLVQRLLRAFPLLGYSVSCTTRLPRQGEVDGKDYIFISREEFEQRRGEGYFAEWAEVHGNLYGTPLAPVKEKLRLGQDLLFDIDVQGAAQLKLSLTEAVFVFILPPGMTELERRLRNRGLDDEKTIERRLANARQEILEARWYDALVVNDNLDVAYDELRSVFVAASLAPDRNPDLSETVLRG